One Setaria viridis chromosome 5, Setaria_viridis_v4.0, whole genome shotgun sequence genomic region harbors:
- the LOC117856627 gene encoding S-adenosyl-L-methionine-dependent uroporphyrinogen III methyltransferase, chloroplastic: protein MALAVRTPRCQPRPTSISAPASASTSTSLAAANARPRPGAAVRASAASPFTEATSSSRYRRDAWSYAADGSSSPASSSSSPSDAAAAAAAAGRRDDEIALQLPELRRLLDALRASRGRSAEGEGGGGGPGRVALVGTGPGDPELLTLKAVRAIEVADLVLYDRLVSNDVLDLVGEGARLLYVGKTAGYHSRTQEEIHELLLSFAEAGANVVRLKGGDPLVFGRGGEEMDFLQQQGIRVEIIPGITSASGIAAELGIPLTHRGVATSVRFLTGHSRNGGTDPLYVAGNAADPDTTLVVYMGLSTLPSLAPKLMKHGLPPDTPAVAVERGTTPQQRMVFALLKDLVDEVKLADLVSPTLIIIGKVVALSPFWVEPSEHDALKTENSYASEAR from the exons ATGGCTCTCGCCGTCCGCACGCCCCGCTGCCAGCCGCGGCCGACCTCCATTTCCgcacccgcctccgcctccacctccacctccctcgccgccgcgaacGCGAGgccccgccccggcgccgccgtccgcgcctccgccgcctcgcccttcACCgaggccacctcctcctcgcgctaCCGCCGCGATGCCTGGTCCTACGCCGCCGACGGCTCCTCCAgccccgcgtcgtcgtcgtcgtcgccctccgatgccgccgccgccgccgccgcggcgggccgCCGGGACGACGAGATCGCGCTGCAGCTGCCGGAGCTGCGGAGGCTCCTGGACGCGCTGAGGGCTTCCAGGGGGAGGAGCGCCgagggggagggcggcggcggtgggcctGGGAGGGTGGCGCTGGTCGGGACGGGACCCGGGGACCCCGAGCTGCTCACGCTCAAGGCCGTCCGTGCCATCGAGGTCGCGGACCTGGTGCTCTACGACCGGCTGGTGTCCAACGACGTGCTGGACTTGGTCGGGGAGGGCGCAAGGCTTCTATACGTCGGCAAGACGGCGGGATACCACAGCCGCACACAG GAGGAGATTCATGAGCTGCTCCTCAGCTTTGCGGAGGCTGGTGCCAATGTGGTGCGGTTGAAAGGCGGCGATCCTCTG GTCTTTGGAAGAGGTGGAGAAGAGATGGATTTCTTACAGCAGCAAGGGATTAGAGTTGAAATTATCCCAG GAATTACTTCTGCTTCAGGAATTGCAGCAGAACTAGGCATTCCACTAACCCATCGAGGTGTTGCTACCAG TGTCAGATTTTTAACTGGGCACTCTAGAAATGGTGGGACAGATCCTCTATATGTGGCAGGGAATGCAGCTGATCCAGACACCACTTTAGTTGTGTACATGGGTTTGTCAACACTGCCATCCCTTGCTCCAAAGTTAATGAAGCACGGCCTTCCACCAGATACCCCTGCTGTTGCCGTAGAGCGTGGCACTACCCCTCAACAACGAATG GTATTCGCATTGTTAAAGGATCTCGTAGATGAAGTCAAGTTGGCTGATCTAGTTTCTCCGACtctaataattattggaaaagtgGTGGCCTTGTCACCCTTTTGGGTTGAACCATCTGAACATGATGCACTGAAGACCGAGAACTCATACGCAAGTGAGGCCAGATGA